One region of Vibrio cidicii genomic DNA includes:
- a CDS encoding ABC transporter permease subunit, which produces MSSSVIPQSKSATKHTTLRRFSRFKPALWLAPFALFFYLFQLAPMVWVLCNSFIYDESLSLENYVEILDSAFMRQAFSNSIWLGFWSSLIGLAIATLLVSSLRRVNSVLRDGVIAFTNMSSNFAGVPLSFAFIIILGTNGALTLLLKQYGLLGEFDLYGKWGLLAIYIYFQIPLATLLLYPAFDALSDDWQAAAALLGAKTWQYWLKIALPVLSPALLGTFIILIANAIGAYASVYALTSGNYNLITIRIASLVSGDLFLEPNLAAAISVLVMVLLALITIINQWLISKSYLGRKQDAQA; this is translated from the coding sequence ATGAGCAGTTCCGTTATTCCTCAGAGTAAATCCGCCACCAAGCACACCACGCTTCGCCGATTTTCTCGTTTTAAACCCGCATTATGGTTGGCGCCATTTGCACTGTTTTTCTATCTGTTCCAACTGGCCCCGATGGTTTGGGTGCTTTGCAACAGCTTTATTTACGATGAAAGCCTCTCGCTAGAGAACTATGTTGAAATTCTTGATTCGGCGTTCATGCGTCAGGCCTTTAGCAACAGTATCTGGTTGGGGTTTTGGTCTAGCCTGATTGGCTTAGCCATCGCCACTCTTCTGGTTTCCTCACTGCGCCGAGTCAATAGTGTGCTACGCGATGGCGTGATCGCCTTTACCAATATGAGCAGTAACTTTGCCGGTGTGCCGCTCTCTTTCGCTTTCATCATTATTCTCGGTACCAACGGCGCGCTCACTTTGCTACTGAAACAATATGGCTTGCTGGGCGAGTTTGACTTGTACGGCAAATGGGGATTGCTGGCGATTTACATCTACTTTCAGATCCCCCTCGCCACCTTGCTGCTCTACCCCGCATTCGACGCACTGAGCGACGATTGGCAGGCCGCCGCCGCTCTGCTGGGAGCAAAAACATGGCAATATTGGCTCAAAATAGCACTGCCGGTCCTGTCACCTGCGCTGCTGGGCACTTTCATTATTCTGATCGCCAACGCGATTGGCGCATACGCCAGCGTTTATGCGCTCACCTCCGGTAACTACAATTTGATCACCATCCGCATCGCCAGCTTAGTGTCGGGCGATCTGTTTCTTGAGCCCAATCTCGCGGCGGCCATTTCAGTGCT
- a CDS encoding alkaline phosphatase family protein, whose product MNSKVILVVLDGLNYQVARDCMGYLNGLIEQQRATLYKLHCELPSLSRPLYECLLTGVRPVDSGIVHNQIARLSQQESIFSLAKNQGKVTAAAAYHWVSELYNRTPYDAVRDRFTHDDNLNIQHGCFYHWDHYPDEALFLDGDYLRRRYQPDFLLIHPMNIDDMGHKHGLDSRQYRNSARMADGYLSHYLDTWLTEGYQVLITSDHGMNNDLSHGGILPQEREVPLFVIGEHFSHRECDIQQTELCGAVCQLLGLEHQKPYPQALLAL is encoded by the coding sequence ATGAACAGCAAAGTGATCTTGGTTGTTCTAGATGGACTCAACTATCAGGTAGCCCGTGATTGCATGGGCTACCTGAATGGCCTGATAGAACAGCAACGCGCAACGCTTTATAAACTGCACTGTGAACTCCCGTCACTCTCTCGCCCGCTCTACGAGTGCTTACTCACTGGCGTTCGCCCGGTCGACAGCGGCATCGTGCATAACCAGATTGCGCGCCTTTCGCAGCAGGAATCGATTTTCAGCTTGGCGAAAAATCAGGGCAAAGTAACCGCAGCGGCGGCTTATCACTGGGTCAGTGAACTGTACAATCGCACTCCTTATGATGCTGTGCGCGATCGCTTCACCCACGATGACAACCTCAACATCCAGCACGGCTGTTTTTATCATTGGGATCACTACCCTGATGAAGCTCTGTTTCTCGATGGCGACTATTTGCGCCGCCGCTATCAGCCCGATTTCTTGTTGATCCATCCAATGAATATTGACGACATGGGCCACAAACATGGTTTGGATTCACGCCAATACCGTAACAGTGCACGCATGGCCGACGGTTATCTCTCCCATTATCTCGATACTTGGCTCACCGAGGGTTATCAAGTCCTCATCACGAGCGATCACGGCATGAACAACGATCTCTCCCACGGCGGTATTTTGCCCCAAGAGCGTGAAGTTCCTTTGTTTGTGATTGGTGAGCACTTTAGCCACCGCGAGTGTGATATCCAACAAACCGAGCTTTGTGGTGCCGTCTGCCAGTTACTTGGCCTTGAGCACCAAAAACCTTATCCACAGGCACTATTGGCACTATGA
- a CDS encoding ABC transporter substrate-binding protein: MKTLLSRSTALSVTLIAASLSTHAMAKQADLQSLIEAAQKEGAVYSVGMPDSWANWKGTWTDLKANYGLNHQDTDMSSAQEIAKFEAEKKNATADIGDVGFAFARVAVKKGVTQPYKPTTWSDIPNWAKDKEGHWALAYTGTISFISNNNLVKNAPKSWDDLLKGDYKVTVGDVGVAAQANNAVLAAAFANGGDESNLKPALDFFAKLAKQGRLSFTDPSIANLEKGEVEVAILWDFNALNYRDQIDRSRFSVNIPQDGSVISGYTTIINKYAKNPNAAKLAREYIFSDQGQINLAEGYARPIRSNVTLPKSVQDKLIANDQYSNVHPVQDFNAWEKSARKLPRQWQESVLIHQQ, encoded by the coding sequence ATGAAAACTTTGCTTAGTCGTTCTACGGCGCTATCGGTTACGCTGATCGCCGCTTCGCTATCGACGCACGCCATGGCAAAACAAGCGGATTTGCAATCTCTGATTGAAGCCGCACAAAAAGAAGGGGCGGTGTACAGTGTCGGGATGCCAGACAGTTGGGCCAACTGGAAAGGCACTTGGACAGACTTAAAGGCCAACTATGGCTTGAATCATCAAGATACTGACATGAGCTCGGCGCAAGAGATCGCCAAGTTCGAAGCAGAGAAGAAAAACGCCACCGCGGATATCGGTGATGTCGGTTTTGCTTTTGCTCGTGTTGCGGTCAAAAAGGGCGTCACTCAGCCTTACAAACCGACCACTTGGAGCGATATTCCAAACTGGGCGAAAGACAAAGAGGGTCACTGGGCTCTGGCTTACACCGGCACAATCTCTTTTATTTCCAACAATAACTTGGTGAAAAATGCCCCCAAATCTTGGGATGATCTGCTAAAAGGCGATTACAAGGTGACGGTTGGTGACGTCGGTGTTGCAGCGCAAGCCAACAACGCAGTATTGGCGGCGGCGTTTGCCAACGGCGGTGACGAAAGTAACCTCAAACCGGCGCTGGACTTCTTCGCTAAGCTGGCCAAACAAGGGCGTTTATCGTTTACCGACCCAAGCATTGCCAACCTTGAAAAAGGCGAAGTGGAAGTGGCCATTTTGTGGGACTTCAACGCGCTCAACTACCGTGACCAAATTGACCGCTCACGCTTTAGCGTAAATATTCCACAAGACGGTTCGGTTATTTCCGGCTACACCACCATCATCAATAAGTACGCGAAAAACCCGAACGCCGCCAAGTTGGCACGTGAGTACATATTCAGTGATCAGGGCCAGATCAACCTTGCCGAAGGCTACGCACGCCCTATTCGCAGCAACGTGACTCTGCCAAAGTCGGTGCAGGATAAACTGATTGCGAATGATCAGTACAGCAACGTGCACCCGGTACAAGATTTCAATGCGTGGGAAAAATCGGCGCGCAAACTGCCGCGTCAATGGCAAGAAAGCGTTCTGATCCACCAGCAATAA
- a CDS encoding GGDEF and EAL domain-containing protein: MTKGIIYFLVIILGVSGFFISAFVKFNDTFSMMTKHTQLSAWALAQLEIETLEFINELNIFLIKKDSSRSDLNLRYDILWSRYETFLTSDETKEIRKLYDSERVIIEAFDYLKKYENDIVNGNRHNLNFLSAQLDRITPEIRNLMIANFTGESSIKKLAVLEKNKSSVILYMMVILVIIIFLTYKLYRDARLQEFIAWYDPLTKLKNRNYLLKKINEYKKSNVEYTIILLDVDNFKEINDAIGYDYGDQVLITLSSLLKKYKKFNSIECIRIGSDEFSVVITKSDVDIDTYAKLLLNDLNYIISNLDPSKRTRISMGIANSFDTKSINESLMGFSSTTLNNADVALNIAKKSKLDKLIFFKKEIAIEHHKKRRLSEDLFALLKREQQSEIYMLYQPIILRDKQRLGCEALIRWNHPTFGFIHPEYLIKIAEESGLAKRLGQWIMQQVYFSLDEQWVEFNSRVEVAINLSDSLFDEDLVLAVKRIFSKDRNYLQSIVLEITETMTLDDTNRSQRIIKSLSELNVRLALDDFGTGWSSLSTLNQLNFNKLKIDKSFIREITTKENQQYFVSSIVTLSHQLGIKVVAEGVEQQDQWEKLLDLGVDEFQGYHFSKPIDAKQFLDFCTTYFDIEPLSCKSLS; encoded by the coding sequence ATGACTAAGGGTATTATTTATTTCCTAGTGATAATTTTAGGCGTGTCAGGATTTTTTATCTCGGCTTTTGTTAAGTTTAATGACACGTTTAGTATGATGACCAAGCATACACAATTATCTGCTTGGGCATTAGCACAACTTGAGATAGAAACACTAGAATTTATTAATGAACTAAATATTTTTCTGATAAAAAAAGACTCATCAAGAAGCGATCTCAACTTACGCTACGATATTTTATGGAGTCGATATGAAACATTTTTGACTAGTGATGAAACTAAAGAGATTAGAAAGTTATATGATTCTGAACGTGTTATTATCGAGGCATTTGATTATTTAAAAAAATATGAAAATGATATTGTGAATGGAAATAGACATAATCTTAATTTTCTTAGTGCACAATTAGATAGAATCACTCCTGAAATAAGAAATCTTATGATTGCTAATTTTACTGGAGAAAGCTCAATAAAAAAACTAGCTGTGCTAGAAAAGAACAAATCTAGTGTCATTTTATATATGATGGTTATACTGGTTATTATAATATTTCTAACATACAAACTTTACCGGGATGCTAGGTTGCAAGAGTTCATCGCTTGGTATGATCCATTAACCAAACTAAAAAATAGAAACTATTTATTGAAGAAGATAAATGAATATAAAAAGTCAAATGTAGAGTACACGATAATATTATTAGATGTCGACAATTTTAAGGAAATAAATGATGCTATTGGTTACGATTATGGAGACCAAGTTCTCATTACGTTATCTTCGTTATTAAAAAAGTACAAAAAATTCAATAGTATTGAATGCATTCGTATTGGATCAGACGAATTTTCTGTTGTGATTACTAAATCTGATGTAGACATTGATACTTACGCTAAATTGCTACTGAATGATCTAAACTATATTATATCAAATCTTGATCCTTCGAAGAGAACAAGAATTTCTATGGGGATAGCGAATAGCTTTGACACTAAATCGATAAATGAAAGTTTAATGGGATTTTCTAGTACAACACTCAATAATGCAGATGTCGCTTTAAATATTGCCAAGAAAAGTAAGTTGGATAAATTGATTTTTTTCAAGAAAGAAATTGCTATTGAGCATCATAAGAAAAGACGTTTATCAGAAGATCTATTCGCGCTGCTAAAAAGGGAACAGCAGAGTGAGATCTATATGCTTTATCAGCCAATCATCTTGAGAGACAAGCAACGTCTTGGCTGTGAAGCACTGATCCGTTGGAATCATCCTACTTTTGGATTCATACATCCAGAATATCTAATTAAAATTGCAGAAGAGTCTGGATTAGCGAAAAGGCTAGGGCAGTGGATTATGCAGCAGGTTTATTTCTCTTTGGATGAGCAATGGGTGGAGTTTAATTCTCGGGTGGAAGTGGCAATAAATTTATCAGATTCGTTGTTTGATGAAGATTTAGTCTTAGCAGTAAAAAGAATTTTTTCCAAGGATCGTAATTATCTCCAATCTATTGTTCTAGAAATAACTGAAACTATGACACTAGACGATACCAATAGAAGTCAGAGAATTATTAAATCTTTATCCGAATTAAATGTTCGCCTTGCATTGGATGATTTTGGGACTGGTTGGTCATCACTTAGCACTTTGAATCAGTTAAATTTTAATAAATTAAAAATAGATAAGTCATTTATTAGAGAGATAACAACGAAAGAGAATCAACAATATTTTGTCTCTTCTATTGTTACACTCTCTCACCAACTCGGTATAAAAGTAGTTGCTGAGGGAGTCGAGCAACAAGATCAATGGGAGAAACTGCTTGATCTGGGTGTCGACGAGTTCCAAGGTTATCATTTTTCGAAACCGATTGATGCGAAGCAGTTTCTAGATTTCTGCACCACTTACTTCGACATTGAGCCATTATCCTGTAAAAGCTTATCTTGA